In Procambarus clarkii isolate CNS0578487 chromosome 74, FALCON_Pclarkii_2.0, whole genome shotgun sequence, one DNA window encodes the following:
- the LOC123767408 gene encoding XK-related protein 7 isoform X1: MTSRDQDGDENGDLGFTNPEYAPSNGTDSPPTNRYPNLDDLDVQSLRSTSCRSGDTAATLPVSPRNAYKLREIKPKMEEMRVQLNNATNGAGKVLAAGAAGARQVTKQGIKTLTQPMEMSKFGWFDVLTALLSMGMFYFDVTSDVLVAYYMYNDEATHDWFLTTVLLLVIPLVVVNGFSLYWYWFDENVCESEGMCYKLPKSSPCLWAFRIIAHILLQSSILRSLDVIYYGIQSVRKGTLVPSRDHNHHQRNMMVNVDENKLGEGSREATNACSLRRPYRELWVHAERDAANVDVLSSLLQDAPQLILQLYIMTHTIPSQALEGEISQTLMMQLLSVGASLVAMALSVASFSKATRLAEPSIGNLSPAGLLLLSLSHFCSIAPQVLCFALFAGKYLIVFLVLVSCHWLATSILVLIQLLCCANPLRIGSIFTHDIRKGPCNRLDDIAFSAVFGMILLYTFVNVGGKAPKIQAGVYHFLRLVEEACMLAFWYLTTEGNLWYHWLPLVLVSLLCVLGIVFFSLYYFCANPDHRYKKQLAV, from the exons ATGACCTCCCGTGACCAAGATGGGGATGAGAACGGGGACCTCGGCTTCACCAACCCCGAGTATGCCCCGTCCAATGGCACCGACAGCCCGCCCACTAACCGCTACCCTAATTTAGATGATTTGGACGTGCAGTCCCTACGCAGCACCTCCTGCAGGAGCGGTGACACGGCCGCCACCCTCCCCGTCAGCCCCCGGAACGCATACAAGCTAC GAGAGATCAAGCCCAAGATGGAGGAGATGAGGGTTCAGCTCAACAACGCTACCAACGGTGCTGGCAAAGTCCTGGCTGCTGGAGCTGCTGGGGCCAGACAGGTCACTAAACAG GGAATCAAGACACTAACGCAGCCAATGGAAATGTCAAAATTTGGGTGGTTTGACGTGCTCACGGCCCTCCTCTCTATGGGCATGTTCTACTTCGACGTTACGTCCGATGTTCTCGTGGCCTACTACATGTACAATGACGAGGCAACCCATGATTGGTTCCTCACCACCGTTCTGCTGCTAG TCATACCTCTGGTGGTGGTAAATGGATTCAGCTTGTACTGGTATTGGTTCGACGAGAACGTGTGCGAGTCTGAAGGAATGTGTTACAAGTTACCTAAATCCTCACCCTGCTTATGGGCATTTAGAATTATTGCTCACATCCTTCTGCAGTCTAGCATCCTCAG GTCCTTGGATGTGATATATTATGGGATTCAGAGTGTAAGAAAAGGAACATTGGTGCCGAGCCGTGATCACAATCATCACCAAAGAAATATGATGGTCAATGTTGACGAAAACAAGCTCGGAGAGGGCAGCAGAGAAGCTACAAATG CATGTTCCCTGAGGCGTCCTTACCGTGAGCTGTGGGTCCATGCAGAAAGAGATGCTGCAAATGTGGACGTGTTGTCGTCGTTGCTGCAAGATGCGCCCCAGCTCATCTTGCAGCTTTATATTATGACACACACCATCCCTTCTCAAGCACTGGAGGGCGAGATCAGCCAGACAT TGATGATGCAGCTGTTGTCAGTAGGAGCTTCATTGGTAGCTATGGCACTGTCTGTGGCATCCTTCTCAAAGGCAACACGCCTGGCTGAACCCTCCATAGGAAACCTGAGCCCTGCAGGTCTGCTTCTCCTCTCCTTATCGCACTTCTGCTCCATTGCCCCTCag GTTCTGTGTTTTGCGCTCTTTGCTGGGAAGTACCTGATTGTTTTCCTGGTGTTGGTGTCGTGCCACTGGCTAGCCACCAGTATTCTTGTGCTTATCCAG CTCTTGTGCTGCGCAAATCCACTTCGTATAGGATCCATCTTCACTCACGACATTAGAAAAGGTCCATGCAACCGGCTGGATGATATAGCCTTCAGTGCTGTGTTTGGAATGATTTTGCTCTACACATTTGTGAATGTAGGTGGGAAGGCTCCTAAGATCCAGGCCGGAGTGTACCACTTCCTTAGACTCGTGGAGGAGGCATGTATGCTGGCATTTTG GTACTTGACAACAGAAGGCAACCTTTGGTATCACTGGCTACCGCTGGTGCTGGTGTCTCTCCTGTGTGTGCTGGGCATTGTGTTCTTCTCCCTCTACTACTTTTGTGCCAACCCAGACCATCGCTACAAAAAACAGCTTGCTGTGTGA
- the LOC123767408 gene encoding XK-related protein 7 isoform X2, which produces MEEMRVQLNNATNGAGKVLAAGAAGARQVTKQGIKTLTQPMEMSKFGWFDVLTALLSMGMFYFDVTSDVLVAYYMYNDEATHDWFLTTVLLLVIPLVVVNGFSLYWYWFDENVCESEGMCYKLPKSSPCLWAFRIIAHILLQSSILRSLDVIYYGIQSVRKGTLVPSRDHNHHQRNMMVNVDENKLGEGSREATNACSLRRPYRELWVHAERDAANVDVLSSLLQDAPQLILQLYIMTHTIPSQALEGEISQTLMMQLLSVGASLVAMALSVASFSKATRLAEPSIGNLSPAGLLLLSLSHFCSIAPQVLCFALFAGKYLIVFLVLVSCHWLATSILVLIQLLCCANPLRIGSIFTHDIRKGPCNRLDDIAFSAVFGMILLYTFVNVGGKAPKIQAGVYHFLRLVEEACMLAFWYLTTEGNLWYHWLPLVLVSLLCVLGIVFFSLYYFCANPDHRYKKQLAV; this is translated from the exons ATGGAGGAGATGAGGGTTCAGCTCAACAACGCTACCAACGGTGCTGGCAAAGTCCTGGCTGCTGGAGCTGCTGGGGCCAGACAGGTCACTAAACAG GGAATCAAGACACTAACGCAGCCAATGGAAATGTCAAAATTTGGGTGGTTTGACGTGCTCACGGCCCTCCTCTCTATGGGCATGTTCTACTTCGACGTTACGTCCGATGTTCTCGTGGCCTACTACATGTACAATGACGAGGCAACCCATGATTGGTTCCTCACCACCGTTCTGCTGCTAG TCATACCTCTGGTGGTGGTAAATGGATTCAGCTTGTACTGGTATTGGTTCGACGAGAACGTGTGCGAGTCTGAAGGAATGTGTTACAAGTTACCTAAATCCTCACCCTGCTTATGGGCATTTAGAATTATTGCTCACATCCTTCTGCAGTCTAGCATCCTCAG GTCCTTGGATGTGATATATTATGGGATTCAGAGTGTAAGAAAAGGAACATTGGTGCCGAGCCGTGATCACAATCATCACCAAAGAAATATGATGGTCAATGTTGACGAAAACAAGCTCGGAGAGGGCAGCAGAGAAGCTACAAATG CATGTTCCCTGAGGCGTCCTTACCGTGAGCTGTGGGTCCATGCAGAAAGAGATGCTGCAAATGTGGACGTGTTGTCGTCGTTGCTGCAAGATGCGCCCCAGCTCATCTTGCAGCTTTATATTATGACACACACCATCCCTTCTCAAGCACTGGAGGGCGAGATCAGCCAGACAT TGATGATGCAGCTGTTGTCAGTAGGAGCTTCATTGGTAGCTATGGCACTGTCTGTGGCATCCTTCTCAAAGGCAACACGCCTGGCTGAACCCTCCATAGGAAACCTGAGCCCTGCAGGTCTGCTTCTCCTCTCCTTATCGCACTTCTGCTCCATTGCCCCTCag GTTCTGTGTTTTGCGCTCTTTGCTGGGAAGTACCTGATTGTTTTCCTGGTGTTGGTGTCGTGCCACTGGCTAGCCACCAGTATTCTTGTGCTTATCCAG CTCTTGTGCTGCGCAAATCCACTTCGTATAGGATCCATCTTCACTCACGACATTAGAAAAGGTCCATGCAACCGGCTGGATGATATAGCCTTCAGTGCTGTGTTTGGAATGATTTTGCTCTACACATTTGTGAATGTAGGTGGGAAGGCTCCTAAGATCCAGGCCGGAGTGTACCACTTCCTTAGACTCGTGGAGGAGGCATGTATGCTGGCATTTTG GTACTTGACAACAGAAGGCAACCTTTGGTATCACTGGCTACCGCTGGTGCTGGTGTCTCTCCTGTGTGTGCTGGGCATTGTGTTCTTCTCCCTCTACTACTTTTGTGCCAACCCAGACCATCGCTACAAAAAACAGCTTGCTGTGTGA